ATAAATTCCTTACCGAGGGTGACGTATTCAGTGAAGACCTCATTGAGGCGTGGATTAAGTGGAAACGTGAAGAGGAAATTGACGAGATGTCGATTCGACCGCACCCGTACGAGTTCCATCTGTATTATGATAGTTGATTTACGACCAGGCAGTTTGTAGATTAGTGTAGTTTGTATCTGACCTCCTTGTTGGTTCGGCAATAGCAGCACTAACAGGGTGGTCGTACGTATAGAGAATTAAATGGCGACGAATACAAAACATTTTGGTCTTTATGATTCACGGTATGAGCATGGCTCCTGCGGTATCGGCGCTGTTGTAAATATATCAGGCCGGCAGGACCATTCTATTATTGAATATGGAAAGGAAATTCTTTTAAACCTGCGGCACCGCGGCGCAGCAGGCGCTGACGAAATTACAGGTGATGGAGCTGGTATCTTATTTCAGATTCCGCACAAGTTCTTTAATGCCGAGTGCAAACAGCTCGGGTTTTCTTTACCCGAACCTTACCAATATGGCGTTGGAATGGTATTTGGCTCACAAAACAAAGAGCTCCGCGATAAGTGTGATAGGATACTTGAAGACTCGCTCAAACATTATGGGTTGAAAGTGCTTGGCTGGCGAGATGTGCCTGCATCGAATGATTGCCTTGGTAAAATAGCCCTTCAGGCAGAACCCGCAATAAAACAGATTTTTGTAGATGGAGCAGGGCTTGAAAACGAACCGCTGGAAAGAACGCTGTATTTAGCACGCAAGCAGGCCGAAAAACTTGTCAGAAAAAGCTTTGGACTGGAAGGCAAAGATTTCTATGTGTCGACACTATCCTGCAAAACCATCTGCTATAAGGGAATGTTTATGGCATGGCAGCTGTTTGCCTATTATCCCGACCTCGCAGATGAGCGGCTCAGCTCTGCCCTTGCTATCGTTCATCAGCGCTACAGCACTAATACATTTCCGAACTGGCGACTTGCCCAGCCGATGAGATGCATAGCTCATAACGGAGAGATAAATACGCTCAGCGGAAATCGCAACTGGATGCAGGCCCGTCAGATGAAGATGTCCAGCGAAGTATTTGGTAATAATATCGGCGATCTGTTTCCGATTCTGACCCCTGAAGGAAGCGACTCTGCGTGCTTTGACAATGTTCTCGAACTGCTTGTTCGTGCCGGCCGAAGTCTGCCGCATTCAATGATGATGATGATACCGGAAGCATTCGGTTCTAAATACCATATCAGCACAGATAAACGCGCATTTTATGAATATCATTCATCTATAATGGAGCCGTGGGATGGTCCTGCAGCGATGGTATTTACCGATGGTCGTATCGTCGGCGGAACACTTGACCGCAATGGCCTAAGACCTTGCCGTTACCTCGTAACCACTGATGGTTTGGTCATTATGGCCAGCGAGGCAGGTGTGGTTCAATTTCCGCCGGAAAAAATCTCCAGAAAAGGACGTCTTCAGCCGGGCCATATGTTTCTTGTTGATACCGTCGAAAGACGGATAATTTCTGATAGTGAGATTAAAAGCAGGATTGCCCGCCAGAAGCCTTATCGCAGATGGCTGGATAGTAACAGAATTGAGCTTCGGGGTTTGTTCGATGCGCCGAAGCTGGTGCAGACTGCCCCTGCAACATTAACTCAGCGGTTGCGGTTATTCGGCTATACTCGCGAAGAGCTGAAAATGATTTTGCTTCCGATGGCATTAAATGCACAGGAACCAATAGGTTCTATGGGAAACGACACGCCGTTAGCGGTGCTTTCCGATAAACCAAAACTTTTGTTTAATTATTTCAAACAGCTTTTTGCCCAGGTAACAAATCCGGCGATAGACCCTCTGCGTGAAGGACTGGTTATGAGCCTGATGAACTTCGTGGGCAGGAAACTCAACATTCTGGAGGAAACGCCCGAGCATTGCCGTCAGCTTAAGCTGCCTCACCCGATTTTAGCCAATGAGGATATTCAGCGGCTGCGCACAGTAAAAAGACAAGACCTTAAAACCGTCACCATCTCAACCATCTTCGATATCAACACTGAGAATATCGCCAATAGTTTGAAGCTGGCTTTGAAGGAATTGGTTGATTCAGCGGAAAAAGCTGTCAAGCAGGGCGCCTCTCTGATAATAATCACTGACCGGGAAGCTTCAAAAACACAGGCCCCCATTCCATCACTTTTGGCGACAGCCGCGGTTCATCACGGACTGCTTAATCACGGCCTGCGTGGCGAAGTCGGCCTGATTGTTGAAAGCGGCGAGCCGCGAGAGGTTATGCACTTCTGTCTCCTATGCGGCTTCGGTGCTAACGCGATAAATCCCTATCTCGCATTTGAAACGCTTAATTATCTGCATCACGAAGCCGAGCTGCCTGCTGATATGGAGTCTTCACAGATAGCAGATAATTATATTGCCGCGATTAAAAAGGGTATCTTAAAGACAATTAGTAAGATGGGAATTTCTACTCTTCGAAGTTATACAGGGGCTCAACTGTTCGAGGCCATCGGCCTGAATCGTTCTCTTGTAGATGAGTACTTTACCGGCACCAGCTCGAGAATCGGCGGAATTGGTTTGGCAGGAGTTGCGCAGGAAGCGGCTGCTCGTCACAAAGAGGCCTTTCAGCAGCGTCCCCAAGGGACGCTTGAACTTGATTTTGGTGGTGAATATCATTTCAGACACAGCGGCGAGGGGCATCTTTGGAACCCTGTGACCGTAGCACGGCTTCAGCACGCCGTCAAATACAACGACCAGAAAGCTTACGATGATTACACAGCAGCCGTAAACCAGCAGGCTAAAAAGTTGTATACCCTCCGGGGACTTTTTGAATTTGCCGCAGGTGAAGCAATCCCAATTGAACAGGTCGAGCCTGCCGGTGAAATCGTCAAAAGATTCTGTACTGGAGCGATGAGTCACGGCTCAATCAGTAAAGAGGCTCACGAGTGCTTGGCTGTCGCAATGAATCGTATAGGCGCTATGAGCAATACCGGTGAAGGCGGCGAAGACCCGGCTCGTTACAATGCAGAACCCAGCGGCGATTCGAAAAACTGCGCTATTAAACAGGTTGCCAGCGGACGCTTCGGCGTCACGATTAATTACCTTGCTAATGCGAAAGAGCTTCAGATTAAAATAGCCCAGGGTGCAAAACCGGGCGAAGGTGGTCAATTACCCGGCCACAAGGTTACGGAAGAAATCGCCAGGCTTAGACACTCGATGCCGGGAGTAACGCTGATATCGCCTCCCCCTCATCATGACATATATTCGATCGAAGACCTTGCGCAGCTTATATACGACCTCAAGTGCAGCAACCCTGGAGTTAAAGTTTCTGTCAAGCTCGTTGCTGAAGTGGGGGTTGGCACGATCGCCGCCGGAGTTGCCAAAGGCAATGCGGACGAGGTTCTTATTAGCGGCCACGACGGCGGCACCGGTGCTAGTCCGCTTTCTGCGATAAAACATACCGGCTGTCCGTGGGAGCTGGGGTTAGCCGAGACCCAACAGGTTCTGGTGATGAACAATTTGCGAAGTCGAATCCGGGTTCAGGTTGACGGCCAAATGAAAACCGGCAGGGACGTTGTTATTGCGGCCTTACTCGGTGCCGAGAGGTTTGGCTTCGGGACAGCCGCTCTGGTAACGCTTGGCTGCACCCTGCTCCGCAAATGCCACGAAGGTGCTTGTCCTTTCGGGATTGGCACTCAGGACCCGGACCTACGAAAGCGGTTCACCGGCAAACCTGAATATGTTGAAAGGTTTATGTATTTTGTAGCTGAAGAAGTTCGCAAGATTATGGCTCAGCTCGGATTTGAAAAATTTGAGGATATGATTGGCAGAGCAGATAAGCTGCAAACCCGCTCAGCAGTTGACCACTGGAAGGCAAAGGGCTTGGACTTTTCCGCGATTTTCCGTAAGCCGGATGCCTCCGATGGCAGAGCTATAAGATCGACAAATTCGCAGGCAGACAAACTCAGCGACCATCTCGATTGGCAGATATTGGAAAAAGCCGCTCCGGCGATTGAGCATGCTAAGCGTACAGTTATAGAGATGCCGATTCACAACGTAGACCGCACGGTTGGAGCAATCCTGAGCAATCGGATAATCAAAAAATACGGCGAAAAAGGATTGCCAGATGACACGCTGCAGGTTGTTTTGCAGGGTTCTGCGGGACAAAGCTTCGGGGCATTTCTGGCGCCCGGGGTAACCTTAAAACTGGTCGGTGATAGTAACGACTATTTGGGCAAAAGTCTTTCCGGCGGGCGCATCATTGTCAAAACGCCGGAAGGTTCGCCGTTCATGAGTCATGAAAATATCATTATTGGCAATACGGCGCTTTATGGTGCTACATCAGGAGAGGTTTTCGTCAACGGGATGGCGGGTGAAAGATTTTGCGTGCGAAATAGCGGCGTAACTGCTGTTGTCGAGGGCCTTGGCGACCACGGTTGTGAGTATATGACAGGCGGATTGGTCGTGGTCCTCGGAAAAACAGGGTGCAATTTTGCTGCAGGTATGAGCGGCGGCATTGCTTACGTTCTCGATGAAGCGCAGTTATTCGACACGATGTGCAACCTTGATATGGTCGAGCTGGAAAACGTCTGGAAAGAAGAAGACAAAAAGCTGTTGTACGACTTGATTCAGCAGCACCTGAAGTGGACCGGCAGTGCGCGTGCGCAATATCTCTTGGATGTTTGGTCGGATATAGTTGGCAGATTTGTAAAGGTAGTCCCGATAGATTATCGCAAAGCGATTGAAAAGATGCGAGCTGCTGAGCAGCGGGACACTGATACGATCCCGGCCACCGAGGAGGTGTTCTCATGGGCGAAATAAAAGGCTTTCTAAAATATAAACGTCAGGAAGTCGGACATCGGCCGGTCGAAGAGAGAATACATGATTTTGCCGAGCTCGACCTGCCGCTTACACCGGAGCAGATACAACAGCAGACGGCAAGGTGTATGGATTGCGGAATACCATTTTGCCACGGCGCAGGATGCCCGTTGAAAAATAATATTCCGGAGCTGAATGAGCTGGTGTATAAAGGAAAATGGCAGCAGGCCTGCGAACTGCTTCACTCTACCAACAATTTTCCTGAAATTACCGGCCGAGTGTGTCCGGCTCCCTGCGAAACTGCGTGCACGCTTTCTATTAATGATGAGCCGGTGTTAATAAGGCATATCGAGTTTCAAATTGTTGAGCGTGGGTTTCAGGAAAGATGGATTAAGCCGCAGCAGGCTAAACAAAAAACAGGCAAAAGAGTTGCTGTAATCGGCTCCGGACCTGCCGGCCTGACGGTTGCTCAGCAGTTGGCACGCGCAGGGCACAGCATAGTTGTTTTTGAGAAGGATGAGCGGACAGGAGGCCTATTACGTTATGGTATTCCGGATTTCAAGCTTGCCAAGAACATTATTGACCGCAGATTAGAACAGCTGACTGCCGAAGGCGTCGAATTTCAAACCGGTGTCGACGTCGGAGAGGACATCTCTGCACGATACCTGAAAAGCAGGTTTGATTGCATCTGTCTTACGATGGGTGCAGGCCAGCCTCGAGACCTTAACATTCCCGGCAGAGGATATGAGAATATACTGTTTGCTCTGGATTACTTGAAGTTACAGAACAAACTTTGTGCCGGCGAGCTTGCAGATGAATCCTCGTTAATAACAGTAAAGAACAGGGTCGTGGTGGTAATCGGAGGCGGAGATACTGGAAGCGATTGTGTTGGAACGGCCCGCAGACAGGGGGCCAAAGAAATTTACCAAATCGAGATTTTGCCGGAGCCGCCGGAAACTCCGCCGCCGGATACTCCCTGGCCGCAATGGCCTCGTATTATGCGAACTTCTTCATCTCATGAAGAAGGCTGCCGGCGTCAGTGGGCTGTGTTGACGAAGAAATTCTCCGGCGTTGAAACTCGGGTTACCCAGTTAGATTGCTGCCAAGTCGAATGGATAAGAAAAAACGGCTCCTGGAAACTAAAAGAACTGGCAGGCACCGATTTTACCATTAAGGCCGATGTAGTGCTTTTGGCGCTGGGATTTCTTCACGTTACGCATAGCGGACTTATAAAGGGATTAGGTTTGAAACTCAACGATTCAGGTAATGTCATTGCAGACAATTACCAGACCAGCGAACCGTGGGTGTTTGCTGCCGGCGATACAATCAGCGGGGCCTCATTGGTTGTTCGGGCTGTTAACGGCGGACGCGAAGCCGCTGTGGCCATCGATAGGTGGCTTAAGGAAAAAAGTCAGTAGTGGTTAATTATGCGGATAGCATTGGCACAATTTAACGCCTCGGTAGGTGACATCAGCGGAAACACCGAAAAGATGGAGAAACTGAGCGCCAAAGCTTATGACTTGGGTGCTGATATCGTAGTTTTTCCGGAAATGTCGGTGTGTGGTTATCCTCCGGAGGATTTATTGCTTAAAAAGTCTTTCATGGAGGATATCCGCTCGGCTATAGAATATTTGGCAAAAAACTGTACCCAGATTACTGCCATAGCTGGATTTGCAGAAGGAAACGAAAAAGGCTGCTTTAATTCGCTTGCCGTGTTGCAAAAAGGCAAAATAACAAAAATTTATCGAAAAAGTATTCTGCCTAACTATGGCGTATTCGATGAGAGACGTTATTTCCGGCCCGGAACCGAAGCGGTGCGAGTCATAATAGACGGTAAGGCTTTGACATTTACAATTTGTGAAGATATATGGCGCCTGAAGTGGTTGGATAGCTTCCTCGGCGAAATGCCGCGAATTGACATGGTCATAAACATTTCTGCCTCACCTTTTCACATAGGTAAAATCGAACAAAGACAGGAAGCTCTTCGCCAATGCGCAAAGCATTTCAGCTGCGCCGTTGCTTATTGTAATTTGGTCGGCGGCCAGGATGAACTGGTTTTCGACGGCCGAAGTATGTTTGTGGATTCATCTGGAAAAGTTATTTGCCAGGCCAAGGCATTCGAAGAAGATATATTACTTGCAGATTTATCCACGGTCTCTGGAAGCAAACCCCACCTTACAGCTGTTGCCACTCATTCGGCCCCTGCCGGCTCTTCGCCGCAGGAATCCGTCGCTGAAATTTACGGCGCGCTGGTTCTTGGAACAAGAGACTATGTGCATAAAAATGGTTTCTCCAAAGCTGTAATCGGACTAAGCGGCGGCATAGACTCTTCTTTAACTGCGGCCATTGCCGCCGATGCCCTGGGGGCAAAAAATGTCATCGGCATAACTATGCCGTCGAAATTTAACAGCTCCGATACCATTAAAGATGCGCAAATCCTGGCGGACAACCTTGATATCGAGTTTCACATCCTGCCAATCGAGAATGTGCTCACTCAATTTGACGGGCTTCTTGCCAAAATGCCAGGATGGGATAAAAATACAACAGCCTATGAGAATCTGCAGGCAAGAGTCCGCGGATGCATACTTATGTCTTTTAGCAATCAATATGGTCATCTTGTTTTGACAACCAGCAACAAGAGTGAGACTGCTGTCGGATATGCCACCCTTTATGGTGACACCGCCGGAGGTTTCGCGGTTCTTAAGGATGTGCCCAAGACGATGGTTTATCAATTGGCTGAATATGTGAATAATATTCGTCATAACGTTATTCCGCTTACGGTAATACAGCGGCCGCCGAGCGCCGAGTTGAGAGAAAACCAGAAAGATACGGATTCTCTCCCGCAGTATGACATTCTGGATAGAATTCTCCGCAGTTACGTAGAAGAGAACAAAACGGTTTCTGAGCTGGTTAAAGACGGCTTGCCAAAAGATGCTGTCACTCAAGTCATCAATATGGTGGACCGGAACGAATACAAAAGAAGGCAATCTCCGCCGGGGGTCAAGATTAGCCCCAGAGCCTTCGGCAAAGACAGAAGAATGCCGATAACAAATTGTTGCAATAAATAGTGGACTTCTCGCCGGTTTTGTAAATAATACTCCGAAAATTTCAAGAAAGTGAGAAATGCCGAAGCGCAAAGACATCAGAAAGATACTAATCATAGGCTCCGGACCTATCGTCATAGGCCAGGCCTGTGAATTTGACTATTCCGGTGCCCAGGCATGCAAGGTATTAAAGCAACAGGGATTTAAAGTTGTGCTTGTTAACAGCAATCCCGCCACAATAATGACCGACCCCGAAATGGCGGACAAAACCTACATCGAACCGATTACGCCAGATATCGTTGAAAAAATAATTCAAAAAGAACGGCCTGATAGTCTCCTGCCGACCATTGGCGGACAAACAGGTTTAAATACCGCAGTTGCGCTGGCTGAAAGCGGGGTATTGAAAAAATACAATGTTCGCCTTTTGGGTGCCAATTTGCAGGCGATTAAAAGAGCCGAAGAAAGAGATAAATTCAAGAAAACAATTCAGGATTGCGGCTTGGATGTTCCAAAAAGCGGCTACGCCCACTCCTGGCAGCAGGCACAGGAAATAGTAAAGGATGTTGGTCTCCCCGCTGTCATCAGGCCTTCATATACATTAGGCGGCACAGGCGGCAACATCGCCTACAATACAGAAGAGTTTAAGAATTACATTGACTGGGGATTGAGTCTGAGTCCCAAAAGCCAGGTCCTGATAGAGGAATCCGTTGCAGGCTGGAAAGAGTATGAGCTGGAGGTGATGCGGGACAAAAAGGACAACGTCGTCATTGTCTGTCCTATAGAAAACCTCGACCCTATGGGCATTCATACTGGCGACAGCATTACTGTCGCGCCTGCTCAGACGCTGACCGACAAAGAATACCAGTTGATGCGCGATGCATCTACCAGGATTATCAGGGCCATAGGCGTTGAAACCGGCGGCTCCAACATTCAATTTGCTGTCCATCCTGATAACGGTAAGCTCTATGTAATAGAAATGAACCCGCGTGTCTCGCGAAGCTCTGCGCTGGCTTCAAAGGCCACAGGTTTTCCGATTGCTAAAATAGCTTCTCTATTGGCCGTTGGATATACGCTTGATGAGATTCCTAATGATATCACGAAAAAAACACCAGCCTGTTTCGAGCCTACTATCGACTACTGCGTGGTTAAGTGGCCCCGCTTTACATTCGAAAAATTCCCCAACACCAGCCCGGAGCTTACGGTGCAGATGAAATCTGTTGGCGAAGCTATGGCAATTGGCCGGACGTTTAAGGAGGCATTCCAGAAAGCCATAAGGTCGTTGGAAATTGACCGTTATTCACTTGATAAGAAATATACAAATGGAGATCTTGGCCCGGCTCAATTGAGAGGAAAACTACAGACAAACTGCTGGGATAAAATCTGGTATGTGGCTGAGGCCCTTAGAAGAAAATTTTCCATAGATGAGATATTTACTCTGACAAAAATTGACCCATGGTTCCTTAATAACATTAACGACATCGTAAAACTGGAGAAAAAAATAAAGTCAACTCCTCTTGATAAGTTCGACCACCGGTTGGTCCGTCAGGTAAAAGAGTACGGCTTTAGCGATAAATATCTTGCGTCTGTGTTGAATGTAACGGAAGAACAATTCAGGAAACACCGCCGGCGATTGAAGGTCGAACCGGTATACAAAACTGTGGATACCTGCGGCGCCGAGTTTGAGGCACATACCCCTTATCTCTATTCGACCTATGAGAGCGAATGTGAGGCAAATCCGACCGGCAGAAAAAAAATTATCATCCTCGGCGGCGGCCCGAATCGAATAGGACAAGGAATTGAGTTCGATTATTGCTGCGTCCACGCCGCCTTTGCGCTCAAAGAGATAGGCGTCGAATCGATAATGGTGAACTGCAACCCAGAAACCGTAAGCACCGATTACGATACCTCCGACAGGCTGTATTTCGAGCCGCTGACTTACGAAGATGTTATGTCAATTGTCGAAAAGGAAAAACCCGACGGCGTAATCGTTCAGTTCGGCGGGCAGACTCCGCTCAAATTGGCCGTCCCTTTGGAAAAGGCCGGCGTAAAAATAATCGGCACTTCACCTGACAGCATTGCCTGTGCCGAGGACCGAAAGCGATTCAACAACCTTGTTAAAAAACTCAAACTCTGCCAACCCGACAGCGGAACTGCGACAACTTATGACCAGGCCCTGAAAATTGCCCGCAAGCTTGGATTTCCTTTGCTTGTCCGGCCTTCTTTTGTCTTGGGAGGACGGGCGATGAAAATCGTCTACGACGAAAAATCGTTTGAGGATGCTGTCACAAACGCTTTTGTTGCTTCGGATGAACATCCTGTCCTGATAGATAAGTTTCTTAATGATGCTGCGGAGATGGATGTCGATGCAATAAGCGATGGCAAGCGCGTGGTAATCGGCGGGATTATGGAGCACATCGAAGAGGCGGGGGTGCATTCGGGCGATAGTGCCTGTTCGCTGCCTCCCGTTTCAATAAGCAAAAAAATTATCGATGAGATTAAAAGACAAACTAAGCTTTTAGCCCTTGCCTTGAAGGTGAAAGGCCTCATAAACATTCAGTTTGCCATAAAAGATGACAAAATTTATATACTTGAAGTCAACCCTCGCGCTTCCAGAACTATTCCGTTTGTAAGTAAAGCAATTGGTGTGCCCCTGGCTAAACTCGCAGCGAAGGTAATGGCCGGAATGACCCTCGACAAGTTAGGTTTCACTAAGGAAATAAAACCTGGGTATTTCTCGGTGAAAGAGGCTGTGTTCCCATTCTTGAAGTTCCCCGGCATAGACACTGTGCTTGGACCGGAGATGCTCTCTACCGGCGAGGTTATGGGTATAGATGATGATTTCGGAATCGCTTTCGCAAAATCGCAGATAGCAGCCGGCAACGCTTTGCCGATGAGCGGCAACGTGCTTTTCAGTATTAAGGACAGCGATAAGAAAAAAACCATTGAGATTGCACGTCAAATGTACGAAATGGGTTTTAAAATCGTGGCAACAAAGGGAACATGCCTCGAGCTCATAAACAATAATATTCCCTCAGAGTTTGTGCTTAAAATGTCCGAAGGCAGACCAAATGTGGTTGATTTGATAATAAACGGCAAAATCGGCCTCATCGTAAATACTACAACGGGCGCTCAGTCAGTCGGCGATTCTTTTGCAATAAGAAGAACTGCCCTTGACAAACGAATTCCGTATGTGACCACCATCAGAGCCGCTGCTGCTGTCGTAAAAGCCATAAAAACAATGAAAGACAGAAAAATCAGCGTGAAACCTATCCAGCGATATTACGATTAGGAGTGAATTTGGATTGAAAGCTATTCTGTTACTTGAGGATGGTTCTGTTTTTGAAGGCAGCGCTTTTGGTGCACAAGGCCAAAAGTGCGGCGAGGTCGTTTTTAATACGAGTATGACCGGCTATCAGGAAATCCTCACTGACCCTTCTTACTATGAGCAGATAGTTACAATGACTTATCCGCTGATTGGCAACTACGGCACGAACAACAGCGACCCGGAATCGAGAAAAGTTTTCGCCAGCGGCTTTATCGTTAAGGAAAACTGCCCTTATCCGAGCAATTGGCGAAACAAAACTTCTCTTGGCGAATATCTTAAGAAAAATAACGTCGTCGGCCTCGAAGGAATAGACACGAGAAAACTGGTTAAGCATATCCGTACCGAAGGCGCGATGAAGGGAATTATTTCCTCGACTGATTTGAATATAAATAAACTCAGGGAAAAACTTCAGCGTTACCCCGGCCTCGTCGGAAGGGACATAGTTAAAAATGCGACCGCCGGAAAAACTTATAGCTGGAATCGCGGCGTCGTTGATGTAATAACCGGCGAAGAACTCAAGTGTAAGAAAAAATATAAGGTCGTAGCTTTCGATTATGGCATAAAATACAACATTCTCCGGCTGCTTTGTTCGCACGGCTGCGACGTCAAAGTTGTTCCCGCCGACGCGTCTGCCAAACAGGTTCTTCGTCTAAAACCTGACGGCGTTTTCCTAAGCAACGGCCCCGGCGACCCCGCTGCTGTAAGCTACGCAATTGAAACCGTGAAAAATCTTCTCGGGAAAGTGCCTATCTTCGGTATTTGTCTCGGCCATCAGTTACTCGGCCTTGCACTTGGCGGAAAAACCTACAAACTCAAATTCGGCCACAGAGGGGCCAATCATCCCGTCAAAAATCTGCAGACTGGTGCAGTCGAAATCACCACCCAAAACCACGGCTTTTGCGTCGACATTAATTCTCTAAAAGGCAAGCACGTCGACGTTACCCATGTTAATTTAAACGATAATACCAATGAGGGCATCCGTTCCGAAAAGCTGTCTGCTTTTTCAGTTCAGTATCACCCCGAAGCTGCTCCGGGGCCACACGACTCGAACTATTTGTTTGAGAATTTTATACGGCTTATGAACCAGCATAAATAAGGGGGGCTTTGCAAGCTGGTTTGTAAGCACCTTTTTGGGTGTTTGATAAGTCTTTATCTTTTCTATGGTTATCGTTTTTCGGCAGCTAACTCTTAATCAGCGGGTCACAGGTTCGAATCCTGTATCGCCCATTACGCAAGCAAATCGTGCATACTGTAACGGCTCAGTTGATTTAAAAAACGAAGGGCTGCGAGAT
The sequence above is a segment of the Phycisphaerae bacterium genome. Coding sequences within it:
- the carB gene encoding carbamoyl-phosphate synthase large subunit; amino-acid sequence: MPKRKDIRKILIIGSGPIVIGQACEFDYSGAQACKVLKQQGFKVVLVNSNPATIMTDPEMADKTYIEPITPDIVEKIIQKERPDSLLPTIGGQTGLNTAVALAESGVLKKYNVRLLGANLQAIKRAEERDKFKKTIQDCGLDVPKSGYAHSWQQAQEIVKDVGLPAVIRPSYTLGGTGGNIAYNTEEFKNYIDWGLSLSPKSQVLIEESVAGWKEYELEVMRDKKDNVVIVCPIENLDPMGIHTGDSITVAPAQTLTDKEYQLMRDASTRIIRAIGVETGGSNIQFAVHPDNGKLYVIEMNPRVSRSSALASKATGFPIAKIASLLAVGYTLDEIPNDITKKTPACFEPTIDYCVVKWPRFTFEKFPNTSPELTVQMKSVGEAMAIGRTFKEAFQKAIRSLEIDRYSLDKKYTNGDLGPAQLRGKLQTNCWDKIWYVAEALRRKFSIDEIFTLTKIDPWFLNNINDIVKLEKKIKSTPLDKFDHRLVRQVKEYGFSDKYLASVLNVTEEQFRKHRRRLKVEPVYKTVDTCGAEFEAHTPYLYSTYESECEANPTGRKKIIILGGGPNRIGQGIEFDYCCVHAAFALKEIGVESIMVNCNPETVSTDYDTSDRLYFEPLTYEDVMSIVEKEKPDGVIVQFGGQTPLKLAVPLEKAGVKIIGTSPDSIACAEDRKRFNNLVKKLKLCQPDSGTATTYDQALKIARKLGFPLLVRPSFVLGGRAMKIVYDEKSFEDAVTNAFVASDEHPVLIDKFLNDAAEMDVDAISDGKRVVIGGIMEHIEEAGVHSGDSACSLPPVSISKKIIDEIKRQTKLLALALKVKGLINIQFAIKDDKIYILEVNPRASRTIPFVSKAIGVPLAKLAAKVMAGMTLDKLGFTKEIKPGYFSVKEAVFPFLKFPGIDTVLGPEMLSTGEVMGIDDDFGIAFAKSQIAAGNALPMSGNVLFSIKDSDKKKTIEIARQMYEMGFKIVATKGTCLELINNNIPSEFVLKMSEGRPNVVDLIINGKIGLIVNTTTGAQSVGDSFAIRRTALDKRIPYVTTIRAAAAVVKAIKTMKDRKISVKPIQRYYD
- the carA gene encoding glutamine-hydrolyzing carbamoyl-phosphate synthase small subunit; translated protein: MKAILLLEDGSVFEGSAFGAQGQKCGEVVFNTSMTGYQEILTDPSYYEQIVTMTYPLIGNYGTNNSDPESRKVFASGFIVKENCPYPSNWRNKTSLGEYLKKNNVVGLEGIDTRKLVKHIRTEGAMKGIISSTDLNINKLREKLQRYPGLVGRDIVKNATAGKTYSWNRGVVDVITGEELKCKKKYKVVAFDYGIKYNILRLLCSHGCDVKVVPADASAKQVLRLKPDGVFLSNGPGDPAAVSYAIETVKNLLGKVPIFGICLGHQLLGLALGGKTYKLKFGHRGANHPVKNLQTGAVEITTQNHGFCVDINSLKGKHVDVTHVNLNDNTNEGIRSEKLSAFSVQYHPEAAPGPHDSNYLFENFIRLMNQHK